From Spartinivicinus poritis:
GCCACCAGGTATATACTTTCGCTCTCACTTCAGGATCAATTGTATTGAGTGTGATGCGAACTCGAGCAAGATTAGCGCCCGCTTTTATTAGGTGCTCACCAAGACTTTTTAGGAATAGAGCAGGGTCCGTTATCGTTCGTCCAGATGTTAATAGCCAGTGCACCGTTTCAGCTATACTCCAATCTTTAACATCTCCCAGCAACATCTCTTGCCAGTTATTACTAATATTGTGTACCAACGTTATCAACCCATTTATTGTCTATTTTAATTTAAATTATAACTTGAGTATTTATTACCTGCCATGCAAGCATTTTTCACACTTCTTCCAGCGATACTGAATAATGCTAATTTAAGCTCAGTAGTAATGTTTCCTGGCCGATAGTAATCTCCCGTATCTATTTCTGGTTCATATCTTCCATCATTCAGCCATAAGGTAACTGACTCTACTTTTTTACAAGGGGCTGGATTAACCACTTCCCAAATATAGGCTGCATTTGACCGCATAGGACCAGCTGGTACATGCAATATATCCCGTGCACCATAAGCAATTCTGGTCATATCATTGGTTTGATGTAGATAAACATCATTCCCAAACCGAATAGGCTCTTCATAAGTTGTTCCATCTGTATAATTAAGAGTTAAATACGCAATCTTTCCACCATCCCTGCCATCATCTGTTGTGTAATAATTCCGATACATTTGTTGGATTCTTTGCATATAGTTAGTCATTGATAGTTCTTGATCAGGACCTTCCCAAGCACTACTGATAACAATTGAAATTGATGAAACTGTTTCGTTAACTGCTTGTGTAGTAGACTTAGCACCTTTAGCAGATAAAACCAATGAATTTGGAGAGTCCTCTGGTAGGGTTTGCACCACTGACGCAAATGATTCTGCAGGTTCATTCCCTTTCATTACCACCTGCGAAAAGTCAAATCCTGGGCTAGCTAAACTCCAGTCATTAGTTTCACCAATCAAATCTGCATTATAATTTTCAACTGGAAATACTTTATAAGTATCGCCTCCATATAGATTTGGACTAACGGAAGTAATTCTGGAAATATCAATACCATACTTACTAGTAAACTCCCAGAAATGCGGTAGATTTTTTTGGTTTGTATTCCAGAATAAATTTGCTTCATGCACTATTTTTGAAAAGGACCAATAGTCAGCATATCCTTCCGATACCTTTCCTTGTGTCGTACTGTTCATTACAGAGCACCAAGGATAAGGTGATGACCATTTATTAGAATACATAGTCTTTGTTTCAGTCATTTTAGGTAACTCATAAGGTGATGTATCAGCTTTATTACTTGAATAAATGACTGTATCAAACCCACCTTTCTGAAGTTTTTTGATAAAACCTCGTTCGTAGTGCTTACTTCTACTCATCCAGTACATAGGAACTATGTTTTCACAATTTTTTGCAATAGCTGATAACTGAGCATCAGTATGGAAGGGAGGCCCACCATTTCGGTCTGGTGCAAGTCCATCAGCCCAGAATCTTATTTCCTGTATACCTAGCTCACTTAGGTACTTACATTGGCGAATAATACTGTCAGACCATACAACTCTTGGCTCCATGAACCTACCAGGGCCTTGGGTAATAAAATCTTGCTCCTCAAAAGGGGCACCATTAACCCAGTAATGACCAAATGACTCATCATGGGCAATATTAAATACTTTTTCTGAAGGGAATGCTGATAATATATCCTTATAATAAGCATCTGTCAGTGTTTGGTAGCCTGGGTTAGTTGTATCAAAGAAGTGTGAATAAATTTTCCCACTTTTTTCTACCCATGCCCATTCTGGGTGTTTTTTTCTAAACAACGCACCACCATAGACTGTGGGCACAACCTTTTCAAAATAGTGTTGCTTAGCAAAATGAATTAGTTTTTGCATTTCCTGGGGGGTTAAAAATCTATCCCAATTATAATAATAGCGTCCATCACCAATAGCCAAATTACCCAAATATAGTTGAAGTTCATTTACTTTAAATTGACTTAGAGTTCTACGAACAAGCTCCTCCCAAGTTTTCATATCCATTTTTAACTTATCCTTATACATCGTGTAATGAAACCCTCTATTACTTGTATCAGGATAGTCAACTACCAAGCCAAAAGGGGAAACTGGCTCAGTTTTCTTCGCATAGTTAAATTTTAAAACTTGTAATAGCGAGGCACTAGAGAAAAAACTACCTACATAATCTTGACCAGCGAGAATAATGCCTTTTGAGTCTAGTTTTATGACATAACCTTGCCCTGTATTTGACATGCTTTGGAAGTATCTAAGTAAACCTTCATTAGCTAATATTGTTGATATATTTTTAGCAGCAATTGTACCCATTAAAATAGCATTATATGGACGGTCGTTAGCTGTCCAAGGTCGTATCGGAAGGCTAAGGCCAAAATAATGCTTTATTTCAGCTCTCAATGTCATAGCACTTTCAATACTTTTTAAGTCAGGAACATATATAACAGTTTCATTATTTATAGTAAATTTTCCAAACTTACCCGGGTGATTCCAACTGACGTGTTTTGGAACAGGAAAAATCTGAGGATAAAGCCTATTCCTAACTTCACCAATACCATTACGACTGCCAATCTCTTGCATTGATAAGTTATCTAACCAAAGCACAGGCGAAGGGTCATGCTTATTCATATCCTGTACTACCTGTAAAGTAGTGAGTCCTTCTTTATAGATCCGAAGTTCATCTATTCTACCATTAAAGGTATTGGTAAGGGTTTTATCATAACTGCCTGTATACAGATCATTATGAGAGATCTGCAAGTCTCCAAATACTCCACCATTTTTATACTGCTCTTTACCATTGATATAAATTTTTAAATCATAGCCTCGATAACTTACAGCGACATGAGTCCAGTTATTTGCATGGGATAAAAATTTTGCTTCATGTGTTTGAATATTTAGACCATAGCCTCTAAAAACCAGTTTGCTTCCTTCAAGATACAGTTCAAAACTCCCTTTTTTTCCAACAATTGTGCGACGAACCTGTTCAGCGGAGTTTCTCGGCGCTATCCAGGCTTCAATGGTAAACTCATCTTTTAAGTTCAAGGAGTCATCATGTGGAATAACCACTGCGTCGCCCTTACCATCCAGGTTTAAACCAACCCCATATTTTCCTTCATCTAGCGCTGCATCACCAATAAAACTGCCATGATTGGTAAATTCACTGATATCATGTACATCGTTATTTTTTGAAACATTTTTTAGATAGTCATAATCATGAAAAAGATGCAGCCGCTCCCAACCACGAATACCAACTCCGCTGAATTGAGGACTAATATAAGTAGTTTCTGGCTTGGTTGCTTTTATATGCAGCTCTCCATAAGCCCATGTATCCATATCTTCTACACCAAATAAAGAGTCAACATAACCAATACTTGTATCAGAGGCATCATACATTCTCATTCTGATACGAACAGATTTTAAATCTCTGCTTTTATAATAAAAGCCAAATTTATAAAATTTCTGACTTCCTGCAGTTAAATGATCACTTGGCTTAATGCCAGAAACAGCGTCACCCCACTCCTTATCTCTAACGGGAATTCTGACGGCCTGTTCACCATGGTAAGCATCATTCACTATTTGTGGAAAAAAACTTTCATCACTTCCAAACCATTTCCATTCATCGGGTCTTCCCCCAACGTCTCCTTGCTCAAATGAAGCATTAGGCAACATTCCATAGCTCGTAATAGAAACCACAAATAATAATAAAATTCCTGTTAACTTTAAAAAAAATTTTTGAATAATTAACATCGCTTAACTCCCTTAAGCAAAGTTATAAATGTTCAGAAATTATTACATTCAGTATAATTTACTCTTTAGGGCACCTTTAATACATTTTTTCCATCACCTACATCACACCAATCAAGCACCACATCATTAAGTCTACATAAATGTGCGAATTTCACTCATAATTTTCGTGAATAGTGCTATTTATAGAATGAAAACAATGAGAAAAGATCTTTATTAAAGCTGAAAAGGCCGGCTAGTGGTCCATGCGTAAAGTTGGGTAACAGTCTTCAAAGCCATTTATTTTCTGGTAAGGCGCTTTTTTGCAGGCATAGTGGGCCTACGTCAAGAAAAAGTAACACAGCCAGAAGATAAATGGAGAAGAAGTTGTTACCTTATTTTGCGCATGGACCACTAGAGGCTGACCCTGTTGATATGGAAGACAAGTTTAGTCAATTACAAATATTATACTCTTATGCTGCTAAGCTATTTCCTAACATTTCTACATTATCATGATCTTCCACTACTTTATCAATCACCTCAGCAGCCTGATCAGGTGTAAGATTTAATTGTTGATAAAACTCATCAGGAATTTGCTCATAAGGTGCATCTCCTATCCCCTGTTCTTTTAGCAGTCTTTGTACTATATAAAGTAATAAAGCATACTGCGAATATTCACCATTATAATTTGGGGAGTGTTGAAACCTTATAGCGACTACCAGCTCTTCTGGCATATCCCAATAGTGCATTAACCAACAACAAACCTGATCACGAGTTACGCCAATTAAATAGCGTTCTATTTCTATATGATTAATGTGTTGATTCACTTCCATATAACGACATATATTTGAAAAATGATCTGGAAACACATAAGCCATGACTAAATAACCAAAGTTATGCATTAACCCACTTAAATAAGCCAAACCTTTATCTAATTTGTTGGCTCCTGACATTTTACGTACCATTTGTTCAGCTGTAACTGCTGCATAAGATGCTTGCTGCCAAAACGGTGTATAACCTCTAGGCTGATCCTGCGGTAGTTCAATGGTTTTATTTAGGCACATCGCTACAGCAATGCTCATAATAAAATCAAAACCAAGCACCCGAGTAATAGCATCTTTAACATTTTTGATTTCGCCTCTTACTCCATAATAAGGGGATGCAGCCCAGCTAACAACTTGAGCAGCTAAGCTCGGATCTGACTCAACAATTTTAACTAATTGATTAATGTCAGCATTTGGATCTGAATTCAGTTGTAATATTTTTTGCGCAGTTTGTGGTAGTGGTGGTAAATCTACGGTTTCTTCCAGCTGCGCCCTCATAGTCAACTGAGTATGTGTATTCACAGCCTGAGTGATTTCAAAAATATCCTGCTGCCATGTTTCAGGACCTTCGGCCATTTCCGCCACTCTTACACTAAATTGCGATTGAGTATAATGGCTTGCCAGTTTTTTATAATCATCACTTTTTATACTTATTAGTTTATCCTTCGTGCCACTATCCAGCCATAATACTTCATCAGATTTAAATAACTGACTATCAATAATTACTGGCAAATCAAATAATTGAGGAATCGCAGGCAATTTTTCTAACTGTTTATCTTTTAACAGCTTGCTTAGCTTCCCTTCTTCCATAGCACTAAGTTTGCGATTAAATTGCGAGTTAAAAAAGTTCAAATCAATGATATGGGTTCGTGGGCAAATGACCATCACCTTCCCTTTATCATCCTCTAATATAGTAGAATAGATGACATTAGATAATTCCTGGTTATTTCCAGCCAACTCTTTACGCTCATCGATTTCAAATGCAATACCCTGCTGTTTTAAGATCTCCTTCACCTTTTCTGAAATAACATTCATGCTCCAAACCCAACTGTCAGCCTAAATGACATAATTATAGCTCGACTATTAGCAGCTATACCGAAAACATGAAATATCTAGTGTTAAACTCCTATTATCCAAAATTAGGTTAATAAAAGTTTATAATAAGACGCTCTGCTTTAAGCTCTTTAGCTTACTATCTGTGATAGTTAAGCTTTATTTAGCAAAGCCAGCTCGGTGAAATTTTGGCAAAAAAAGCCCCACGGGTGGAGCTGTAAGAGCAACATAACACACCATGTGCAACACTGTTGCTGAGAAGTAATATTAAGCAATACGCCATAGTATATAAGCTAATAACATGTAATATGTCACAGCTATGTAAAAATTAGCCCCTGAATGGGGCTAATGAGTTTCGTATGGTCAATACGCAATAACTAGTTTATCTAATGAATAAGGTTCAGATTAATGTACCTTAGTATCCCTTTCATAATTCAGTAGAACCGTACAACGGTGCTAATTATATAAACCGTCAGAAGCTCATTTGTCATAGTTATGTAAAAACTCCACTTTTGGAGCAAGATTAAACGTAGTTTTCAACTCTATTATTAGTGATTAACTCTCCTGAGTCGGAGCGGCTCACGCGTGTCGCTTTTTCAAATAACCAGATCAAGCTAATCGCTGCTGCAGCCAATCCAGCTGCCAGCCCCCACCAAACACCAGCGCCTTGCCACTGCCAGTAAAAGCCAAGTAATAACGCAACAGGTAAACCAACCAGCCAATAACTACTAATCGCTAGCAACATTGGGCGTTTAGCTTCTTTTAACCCCCGTAGTGCCGAGCTGGCAATGGTTTGCGAACCGTCAAAAATTTCAAAATAAGCAGCAATAATCAGTAATTGACTTGCGATAAGAAATACCTGCTGATTTTCTGGATTATTTTTATCCAAATAAAAGCCTACGATTACTTCGGGAAATAGCCAAAAAGCCAGTGCAGCCAGTAGCATCCAACAACCACCCATGCCTAACCCCAACCAGCCATATTGACGACAGGCCTGAATATTATTGTGCCCCAATTCATGACCTACTTTTATGCCTGTTGCTTGGGCAATACCCATTGCAACCATAAAAGGAACAGTAATAGTTTGTAAGGTTATTTGATGAGCTGCCAATGTGTCATTGCCAAATAATCCCATCATAAACGCAGCCGTTGAAAATAATCCAACTTCAGCTAGGTAAGTAATACCTTGTGGAATACCTAACCTCAGTGTCTCCTTACAATAAAAACCAAGACGGAGTTTTCCAATAAAGGCATGACGTTGCTCAGCTAACTTAGGATGGTAAAGTATGTAAGCAACTAACAAAATAAAACTTGTTATATGCACAACACTTGTCGCCACACCGATTCCCTTAATACCTAAATTAGGAAAACCAAAGCTACCTGTAATTAATAGGTAGTTAATAGGTATATTCAGTAATACATCGAACCAGGCAATTATTGTGACTATTCTGGTATGCCCTAATGGCATTACCGTAAACCTTAGTGCTTGGAACCATAGACCAGGTAAAACTCCCCAGAAAAAGCCCTGCAAGTATTGATCTGCAAGTTCTGTAGTTTCCTCACTTTGTCCGGCTAAACTTATTAACTCTTTAGCCCAAAACAGAACCAATAAAATCAATACTCCAAAACCGGTGGCTACGATTAAGCTGGCATAACTGTATTGTTTAACTGTTCCATCAGGTGTTTTATGTGCACAAGGCGCAATCAAATTTGAGGTGGCCCCCAATACTCCCAATGCCAAGGTTAATAATAAGCCGGTTATAGTTACCCCTAGGCCACCGCCAGCCAAAGCCTCTTTACCCAAGACTCCCATCATAATGGTGTCGGTTAAGCCTAATGCAACTAAGGCCACTTGTGACAAAACAATGGGCCAAGCTAAAGTAGAAAGCGCCTTTGCTTGCTTTGAAAAAACCGACAACTGTTTCATATCTCTCAACAACACTTCACATATGAAAGGCAATAAAAATAGCCTACTGGGGACAGTAGGCATATAAAGGGTAGACCCTAATGGGAGTTAATAAGGGCATCAGCACATTCTCTACCTAGAGATTCAACCTAACTAGAGAAGCTTCAGCCTACCTAGAAAGATTTCAGCGACCAGGCACACTACAAGAGGTTTGGGCCAAAGGTTGTGAGCACCTGGTTAAGTCGGAGCGCTAGTATCTGTGCTTACAGTCGTTCCTTAGTCGCAAGCACAATATGTTGTGCTGATCAGGACCACTGACCCTCCTTTGAAGGACACAACCGCTTAAAGGGCGCAATCAGCTCAAATACCCAGATTTTTGACATCTGGAGAAATATTGAGGCTCGGGTTATGATCAAGCAAGTGTCAATGGACGCTTATTAATTTATTACTATCTCTTATTAACTATCAAACGATATTAATTCATGGTAGGTATGACAAAAACACATGTCTTGGCGAAGAAAAAACTTACCACCACTAAAAGCCTTGCGTGCCTTCGAAGCCGCTGCACGCCATGGCAGCTTTACGGAAGCTGCGACTGAGTTGTTTGTCACCCAAGGAGCTATCAGCCGCCAAGTAAAAACCTTGGAAGACTTTTTTAACTGCCAGCTATTTAAGCGTACTTCCAGAGGGTTGCAACTAACGCCTTCAGGTAGTGACTTGTTCCAAACACTTTCAGAGTCTTTTGATGCTATTTGCCGCACAACAGACTATTTATTACAGCCACGCAATCAATTAAATGTGGTTGTACCTCCCACCTTCTCGGTGAAATGGCTATTGCCAAGGCTAGCAAAGTTTCAGCAACTTCAACCCGATGTTGAACTATCCCTGACCACCATGTGGGAGCAGCATCATTATGATGTACAACATGAGTTTCAGGCAGCTATTGTTAATGACGCTATCGTTGAAGTACCAAACCATGCTATTTCATTATTTAAAGAAACCATGGCGCCCGTTTGCTCACCTGCTTTTTTAGCAAAGCACCAACTAAACAATATCAATGGACTGAGCATAGTTAATCTACTCCATCCTACCCGAGACAAAACAGACTGGACAAACTGGTTAAATGCCAACCATGTTAATAACATTGATACCGATAGTGGCTTAGTGTTTGATGCTATGGAACTAGCTATTAATGCAGCAGTAAGAGGGCATGGGGTTGCGATGGTTGATTTAACTATGGTGCAAGAAGAGCTTGAACTAGGCTATCTGGTAAAACCTTTTGCAGAGTCACTTGAAAATGGTATTGGCTATTTTTTGGTCCACTCTTCCGAGCAGCGATTTCAGCAACAAATAGAGGCGTTTAAAAACTGGTTATTTGCTGAAATAGCGCTAGACCAACAAAATACATCTAGCGCTTAGAGGTGCCCTTAGATATTATTTCGCTTTTAAGGTTTTAACCCCCGCTTGGGTGCCAAGTAATAGAATGTCAGCTGGGCGTCTGGCAAATAAACCATTTGTTACCACACCAACAATCTGGTTAATAGCTTCTTCTAGTTGCACTGCAGAGCCAATATCTAGGTTCCACACATCCAAGATGATGTTGCCATTATCTGTGACAGTGTCTTCTCGATAAACAGGGTCACCACCTAGCTTAACCAACTCTCGTGCTACGTAGCTGCGAGCCATTGGTATCACTTCAACGGGTAAGGGAAAAGTGCCTAGCTTACCCACCAACTTTGACTCATCTGCAATGCAAATAAACTGCTCAGCCACTGCGGCTACAATTTTTTCCCGAGTCAGTGCTGCACCACCTCCCTTAATTAAATGTAGGTGCTCATTAGCTTCATCAGCCCCGTCGATATACCACTTGATTTCGCTGACCACATTCAGGTCATAAACAGGAATACCATGCCCTTTTAAACGCTCTGCACTTGCTTTAGAGCTAGCCACAGCACCATCAAAGCGATCTTTATAAGCAGCCAATGCATCAATAAAGTAGTTGGCTGTTGAGCCAGTGCCAATTCCAACAATACTGTCTTCTTCTAATTGGTCAACAATCTGCTCAAGGGCAGCTTGTGCTACAGCCTGCTTTAACTCATCTTGGTTCATGCGTATGGGTTCCTAGGGAGAGATTAATCAGTTGGCACATTATCCTATAAATAATCAGGATTTCCAGGCTACTCTTGTATTCTTAGCTCAAACAGTGTGAAATGCTCTGTTTATAATTATTTGGTGTTTTCTGCACCAATATACATATTAATTCCATATAGTTCAGGTCAGTGTATTAGTTATTATTATGCTTCAGCCGTATGTAAAAAAAATTCTCGAAGCCCCTGTTTATGATATAGCGGTAGAAACCCCGCTAGATCATGCCACCTTTTTATCTGAAAGACTGCAAAACTCAATTTTAATTAAGCGAGAAGATTTACAGCCGGTATTTTCATTTAAAATTCGCGGTGCCTATAACCGGGTTGTACAGCTCACCAAAGCCGAACAGCAACGAGGAGTTATCGCAGCATCTGCGGGT
This genomic window contains:
- a CDS encoding LamG-like jellyroll fold domain-containing protein, encoding MLIIQKFFLKLTGILLLFVVSITSYGMLPNASFEQGDVGGRPDEWKWFGSDESFFPQIVNDAYHGEQAVRIPVRDKEWGDAVSGIKPSDHLTAGSQKFYKFGFYYKSRDLKSVRIRMRMYDASDTSIGYVDSLFGVEDMDTWAYGELHIKATKPETTYISPQFSGVGIRGWERLHLFHDYDYLKNVSKNNDVHDISEFTNHGSFIGDAALDEGKYGVGLNLDGKGDAVVIPHDDSLNLKDEFTIEAWIAPRNSAEQVRRTIVGKKGSFELYLEGSKLVFRGYGLNIQTHEAKFLSHANNWTHVAVSYRGYDLKIYINGKEQYKNGGVFGDLQISHNDLYTGSYDKTLTNTFNGRIDELRIYKEGLTTLQVVQDMNKHDPSPVLWLDNLSMQEIGSRNGIGEVRNRLYPQIFPVPKHVSWNHPGKFGKFTINNETVIYVPDLKSIESAMTLRAEIKHYFGLSLPIRPWTANDRPYNAILMGTIAAKNISTILANEGLLRYFQSMSNTGQGYVIKLDSKGIILAGQDYVGSFFSSASLLQVLKFNYAKKTEPVSPFGLVVDYPDTSNRGFHYTMYKDKLKMDMKTWEELVRRTLSQFKVNELQLYLGNLAIGDGRYYYNWDRFLTPQEMQKLIHFAKQHYFEKVVPTVYGGALFRKKHPEWAWVEKSGKIYSHFFDTTNPGYQTLTDAYYKDILSAFPSEKVFNIAHDESFGHYWVNGAPFEEQDFITQGPGRFMEPRVVWSDSIIRQCKYLSELGIQEIRFWADGLAPDRNGGPPFHTDAQLSAIAKNCENIVPMYWMSRSKHYERGFIKKLQKGGFDTVIYSSNKADTSPYELPKMTETKTMYSNKWSSPYPWCSVMNSTTQGKVSEGYADYWSFSKIVHEANLFWNTNQKNLPHFWEFTSKYGIDISRITSVSPNLYGGDTYKVFPVENYNADLIGETNDWSLASPGFDFSQVVMKGNEPAESFASVVQTLPEDSPNSLVLSAKGAKSTTQAVNETVSSISIVISSAWEGPDQELSMTNYMQRIQQMYRNYYTTDDGRDGGKIAYLTLNYTDGTTYEEPIRFGNDVYLHQTNDMTRIAYGARDILHVPAGPMRSNAAYIWEVVNPAPCKKVESVTLWLNDGRYEPEIDTGDYYRPGNITTELKLALFSIAGRSVKNACMAGNKYSSYNLN
- a CDS encoding aminoacyl-tRNA deacylase and HDOD domain-containing protein, whose amino-acid sequence is MNVISEKVKEILKQQGIAFEIDERKELAGNNQELSNVIYSTILEDDKGKVMVICPRTHIIDLNFFNSQFNRKLSAMEEGKLSKLLKDKQLEKLPAIPQLFDLPVIIDSQLFKSDEVLWLDSGTKDKLISIKSDDYKKLASHYTQSQFSVRVAEMAEGPETWQQDIFEITQAVNTHTQLTMRAQLEETVDLPPLPQTAQKILQLNSDPNADINQLVKIVESDPSLAAQVVSWAASPYYGVRGEIKNVKDAITRVLGFDFIMSIAVAMCLNKTIELPQDQPRGYTPFWQQASYAAVTAEQMVRKMSGANKLDKGLAYLSGLMHNFGYLVMAYVFPDHFSNICRYMEVNQHINHIEIERYLIGVTRDQVCCWLMHYWDMPEELVVAIRFQHSPNYNGEYSQYALLLYIVQRLLKEQGIGDAPYEQIPDEFYQQLNLTPDQAAEVIDKVVEDHDNVEMLGNSLAA
- a CDS encoding MATE family efflux transporter, encoding MKQLSVFSKQAKALSTLAWPIVLSQVALVALGLTDTIMMGVLGKEALAGGGLGVTITGLLLTLALGVLGATSNLIAPCAHKTPDGTVKQYSYASLIVATGFGVLILLVLFWAKELISLAGQSEETTELADQYLQGFFWGVLPGLWFQALRFTVMPLGHTRIVTIIAWFDVLLNIPINYLLITGSFGFPNLGIKGIGVATSVVHITSFILLVAYILYHPKLAEQRHAFIGKLRLGFYCKETLRLGIPQGITYLAEVGLFSTAAFMMGLFGNDTLAAHQITLQTITVPFMVAMGIAQATGIKVGHELGHNNIQACRQYGWLGLGMGGCWMLLAALAFWLFPEVIVGFYLDKNNPENQQVFLIASQLLIIAAYFEIFDGSQTIASSALRGLKEAKRPMLLAISSYWLVGLPVALLLGFYWQWQGAGVWWGLAAGLAAAAISLIWLFEKATRVSRSDSGELITNNRVENYV
- the rpiA gene encoding ribose-5-phosphate isomerase RpiA, which codes for MNQDELKQAVAQAALEQIVDQLEEDSIVGIGTGSTANYFIDALAAYKDRFDGAVASSKASAERLKGHGIPVYDLNVVSEIKWYIDGADEANEHLHLIKGGGAALTREKIVAAVAEQFICIADESKLVGKLGTFPLPVEVIPMARSYVARELVKLGGDPVYREDTVTDNGNIILDVWNLDIGSAVQLEEAINQIVGVVTNGLFARRPADILLLGTQAGVKTLKAK
- a CDS encoding LysR substrate-binding domain-containing protein — translated: MSWRRKNLPPLKALRAFEAAARHGSFTEAATELFVTQGAISRQVKTLEDFFNCQLFKRTSRGLQLTPSGSDLFQTLSESFDAICRTTDYLLQPRNQLNVVVPPTFSVKWLLPRLAKFQQLQPDVELSLTTMWEQHHYDVQHEFQAAIVNDAIVEVPNHAISLFKETMAPVCSPAFLAKHQLNNINGLSIVNLLHPTRDKTDWTNWLNANHVNNIDTDSGLVFDAMELAINAAVRGHGVAMVDLTMVQEELELGYLVKPFAESLENGIGYFLVHSSEQRFQQQIEAFKNWLFAEIALDQQNTSSA